From Coraliomargarita parva, one genomic window encodes:
- a CDS encoding sulfatase-like hydrolase/transferase, which yields MNILQSLMCTAALVACGATTNAQSAQPNVILILADDMGYETVGAYGGTSYATPSIDRLADEGIRFDNAHSQPLCTPSRVQIMTGRYNVRNYDVFELLHEGQTTFANYLRSAGYRTFIGGKWQLSEQQSGSSQDPIEFGFDEYYLWQLERRPQRYYAPGFEATIPAEGWNGAHLNYPAGPEFFGPDLVVNQINNFITRSQSEPFFVYYPMLLPHNPFLPTPDDPDYDPTATTEPDDAQYFGSMMAYSDKMVGRILTHLDELNLSDNTIVIFAGDNGTKDNVVSICNGQSIRGGKGLMTDAGTHVPLIVRWPSHVPASSSSDTLVDFTDILPTMLSAVDLPTTGDLDGQSFLPQMLGQSGSPREWIYCWYKPRTDNESQATDCVQNTSFKLYRNGSYFDLNADILESTPLDTGSLLGDALASYQMLETALAGFDADVADRSLAPRLANSNWNSAAIIKPARGDFVVTAESATDRNGPVEYQYRSLPESLLSEWTRSSKYTFLYSGTPGEMAITYRVRDLLGNESNWSETLAVTVPEPLNPRLPIISQPNQDGDAGALNIGQSFTIPPDKDGWFLSEVRFYSTDSTTGAGSCNLTLYDAFTDLTHRGNIIATSTNAVANPGTSGALMRFQFDPIKLEGGLRYYAVVSDADGNALPSGQGLPTQRDLSAPYPGGDNLKESGANEAIDLRFEVIAYAYPESFSQWQLLQPEASDLGFTNAQNVFGLPNGLCYFLGAAPEHSLSHLPVLNPAENSFTFQIAYGVYDLDWSVRTTEDLATPKEDWSVIARNDPNVNIDYTSRTVEVSLPFSGNSLFATLEVYPETE from the coding sequence ATGAACATCCTACAAAGTCTAATGTGCACAGCTGCCTTAGTGGCATGCGGTGCCACCACAAATGCTCAATCCGCACAGCCGAATGTAATCCTCATTCTTGCCGACGACATGGGCTACGAAACCGTCGGTGCCTATGGCGGCACATCCTATGCGACACCGTCGATCGACCGGCTCGCGGATGAAGGCATCCGATTCGACAACGCCCACTCCCAACCGCTCTGCACCCCCAGCCGGGTGCAAATCATGACGGGGCGATACAATGTCCGGAACTACGATGTGTTCGAGCTGCTGCATGAAGGGCAAACCACTTTCGCCAACTACCTCCGCAGTGCAGGCTACCGCACCTTCATCGGGGGCAAATGGCAGCTGTCGGAACAGCAATCCGGTTCCTCACAGGATCCGATTGAATTCGGCTTTGACGAATATTACCTATGGCAATTGGAGCGGCGGCCCCAGCGCTATTATGCCCCGGGATTTGAAGCGACGATTCCGGCCGAAGGTTGGAATGGGGCTCATTTGAACTATCCGGCAGGCCCCGAATTCTTCGGTCCGGACCTGGTCGTGAACCAGATCAACAACTTCATCACCCGTAGCCAATCGGAGCCGTTCTTTGTCTATTACCCGATGCTGCTCCCGCACAATCCATTCCTACCCACCCCGGATGACCCGGACTACGATCCCACCGCCACAACAGAGCCGGATGATGCCCAATACTTCGGCTCGATGATGGCCTACAGTGACAAGATGGTCGGCCGAATCCTGACCCATCTGGACGAACTGAACCTGAGCGACAACACCATTGTCATCTTTGCCGGAGACAATGGCACGAAGGACAACGTGGTTTCCATTTGCAACGGACAGAGCATCCGGGGCGGCAAGGGACTCATGACCGATGCGGGCACACATGTCCCACTCATTGTTCGCTGGCCGAGTCATGTGCCCGCATCCAGCAGTAGCGACACCTTGGTCGATTTCACGGACATACTGCCAACCATGCTCTCAGCCGTGGATTTGCCGACCACAGGTGATCTCGATGGGCAGTCTTTCCTGCCTCAAATGCTGGGCCAAAGCGGCAGTCCTAGAGAATGGATCTACTGCTGGTATAAGCCTCGAACCGACAATGAATCGCAGGCCACGGATTGCGTCCAGAATACCTCATTTAAACTTTACCGCAATGGCTCCTATTTCGATCTGAATGCAGACATCCTCGAATCGACCCCACTCGACACAGGCAGTTTACTAGGCGACGCACTAGCCAGCTATCAAATGCTGGAGACCGCACTCGCCGGATTTGATGCTGATGTTGCCGACCGCAGTCTCGCCCCCCGCCTCGCAAACTCAAACTGGAACTCGGCGGCAATCATCAAACCCGCAAGAGGCGATTTTGTTGTCACAGCAGAGTCGGCAACCGACCGGAACGGCCCTGTGGAATATCAATACCGTTCACTCCCGGAGAGCCTGCTCAGTGAATGGACCCGAAGCAGCAAATATACATTTCTCTACAGCGGCACTCCAGGAGAGATGGCCATCACTTACCGCGTCCGAGACTTACTCGGCAACGAATCCAACTGGTCCGAAACACTCGCGGTTACAGTGCCCGAACCATTGAATCCCCGCCTCCCTATCATTTCACAACCGAATCAGGACGGCGATGCGGGTGCCCTAAACATCGGGCAATCCTTCACCATTCCACCAGACAAGGACGGATGGTTTCTCAGTGAAGTTCGATTCTACTCAACAGATAGCACCACAGGGGCCGGCAGTTGTAATCTCACGCTCTACGATGCCTTCACGGATCTCACCCATCGGGGCAATATCATCGCAACCTCGACCAACGCAGTGGCCAACCCGGGAACCTCCGGAGCTCTGATGCGTTTTCAATTTGATCCGATCAAGCTCGAAGGAGGCCTTCGCTATTATGCGGTAGTGAGTGACGCCGACGGCAACGCCTTGCCCTCCGGGCAAGGGCTCCCCACCCAGCGGGATTTAAGTGCACCCTACCCCGGAGGAGACAACCTCAAAGAAAGCGGCGCGAACGAAGCCATTGACCTTCGCTTCGAAGTGATCGCTTACGCCTACCCCGAATCATTTTCACAATGGCAATTGCTGCAACCGGAAGCTTCAGACCTGGGTTTCACAAACGCACAAAACGTATTCGGATTGCCCAATGGCTTATGCTATTTTTTAGGGGCCGCCCCGGAACACAGCCTCAGCCATCTGCCGGTATTAAACCCGGCAGAGAACTCATTCACCTTTCAAATCGCTTATGGTGTCTACGATTTGGATTGGAGCGTTCGCACGACTGAAGATCTCGCGACACCTAAAGAAGACTGGTCGGTCATTGCCCGGAATGATCCCAATGTGAATATAGACTATACAAGCCGGACGGTTGAAGTCAGTCTGCCGTTCAGCGGAAACAGCTTATTTGCAACACTGGAGGTGTATCCGGAAACTGAATAG
- a CDS encoding PEP-CTERM sorting domain-containing protein (PEP-CTERM proteins occur, often in large numbers, in the proteomes of bacteria that also encode an exosortase, a predicted intramembrane cysteine proteinase. The presence of a PEP-CTERM domain at a protein's C-terminus predicts cleavage within the sorting domain, followed by covalent anchoring to some some component of the (usually Gram-negative) cell surface. Many PEP-CTERM proteins exhibit an unusual sequence composition that includes large numbers of potential glycosylation sites. Expression of one such protein has been shown restore the ability of a bacterium to form floc, a type of biofilm.), producing the protein MRKMTLLLSLAATALLGLSLNAQTTLLQYGFDGDSLDPTTEAANITGGTFDHANSATTATFFFYTGSTLGASQPAANVAGNNQENWASNDTDPNLTRYYTFTLTVDSGSVNLDEVSFAWNHSTNGPKSWQLRSDLDGDNFTTVLGTNTVSSADTNTVETIVLSSAFDDFSGTVEFRIYGYGAVQNTSGQGFRIDDVTVSAIPEPGTFAMLAGLSSLMWVMVLRRKK; encoded by the coding sequence ATGAGAAAAATGACACTCCTGCTCAGTTTAGCGGCGACCGCACTGCTCGGCTTATCCCTGAATGCGCAAACGACCCTGCTGCAATACGGTTTCGATGGCGATTCACTGGATCCCACGACCGAAGCAGCCAACATAACCGGCGGCACTTTCGACCACGCAAACTCGGCCACGACCGCAACCTTCTTCTTTTATACAGGCTCCACTCTCGGTGCCAGCCAACCGGCTGCCAATGTAGCCGGGAACAATCAGGAAAATTGGGCTTCCAACGACACGGATCCGAATCTCACAAGATATTATACGTTCACCCTGACAGTTGACAGTGGCAGCGTTAACTTGGACGAAGTCTCATTTGCATGGAACCATTCGACAAACGGACCTAAGTCATGGCAGTTACGTTCGGATCTGGATGGAGATAACTTCACCACAGTATTGGGAACCAACACAGTTTCGAGCGCAGACACAAACACCGTTGAGACCATTGTATTATCTTCCGCATTTGATGATTTTTCAGGCACAGTAGAATTCCGGATTTATGGTTACGGGGCAGTTCAAAATACTTCCGGACAGGGCTTCCGAATCGATGATGTCACTGTCTCGGCCATTCCGGAGCCCGGCACTTTTGCCATGCTCGCCGGTCTTTCCTCGCTGATGTGGGTCATGGTGCTTCGCAGGAAGAAATAG
- a CDS encoding LacI family DNA-binding transcriptional regulator, giving the protein MRITTIKDIAEELGVHHSTVSRALAGNSRISEATRTKVLEVAERLGYRSHPLLSALGSYRRNATPGEGSTTIAYITNWPGGKASGYNWGQGEYFPAAAEQAERMGYRLQEFSLTLNDMTPGRLSQLLQARGVPGVIIQDSPYTRSEDLEGFDFNAFACAVIGYSFKASDLPRVVHSPFASIQTALKKIADRGFRRPVLLLDAWQDERVDHQWHDGFIPECQRLGMSGHFLLLRQREDLKGQVDEILDQYQPDLVITYANNDILKAVDAYYQKSDDATPPFALLNMGSTPDHPYGINQHLDVVGRKAVDVVVSQLLRRERGRLHEPVVIQVVGTWKGA; this is encoded by the coding sequence ATGCGAATCACGACCATCAAAGACATTGCGGAAGAGCTGGGTGTGCACCACTCGACGGTCTCCCGCGCCTTGGCAGGTAACTCACGGATATCGGAAGCCACACGCACAAAGGTATTGGAGGTCGCTGAACGATTGGGCTACCGGAGCCATCCCTTATTGTCGGCGCTGGGATCTTATCGGCGTAATGCGACCCCCGGAGAGGGGAGCACTACCATCGCATACATCACCAATTGGCCGGGCGGGAAAGCTTCCGGGTATAATTGGGGGCAGGGCGAATATTTTCCCGCTGCCGCCGAGCAGGCGGAACGCATGGGCTACCGTCTGCAGGAGTTTTCACTTACCCTAAATGACATGACACCTGGCCGCCTGTCGCAGCTTCTTCAGGCGCGCGGTGTTCCCGGCGTGATTATTCAGGATTCGCCCTATACGCGTAGTGAGGACCTGGAGGGCTTTGATTTCAATGCCTTCGCTTGTGCTGTGATTGGCTATTCCTTCAAGGCTTCCGATTTGCCTCGTGTGGTGCATTCACCCTTTGCGTCGATTCAAACTGCGCTCAAGAAGATTGCGGATAGAGGCTTTCGGCGACCTGTCCTTCTTTTGGATGCTTGGCAGGATGAACGGGTCGACCACCAATGGCATGATGGCTTCATTCCGGAATGTCAGCGACTTGGCATGTCGGGGCACTTTTTGCTGCTCCGGCAGAGGGAAGATTTGAAGGGGCAAGTCGATGAGATACTTGACCAATATCAGCCGGACTTGGTGATCACATATGCCAATAACGACATTCTAAAAGCGGTGGATGCCTACTATCAGAAGAGTGACGACGCGACACCACCATTCGCACTGCTGAATATGGGTTCAACGCCGGACCATCCCTATGGAATCAACCAACACCTGGACGTCGTCGGCCGTAAGGCTGTGGACGTTGTCGTATCGCAGTTACTCCGTCGTGAGCGGGGGCGTCTCCATGAACCGGTTGTGATACAGGTCGTGGGCACATGGAAGGGCGCATGA